The following proteins are co-located in the Meleagris gallopavo isolate NT-WF06-2002-E0010 breed Aviagen turkey brand Nicholas breeding stock chromosome 13, Turkey_5.1, whole genome shotgun sequence genome:
- the SPATA2L gene encoding spermatogenesis-associated protein 2-like protein: protein MAAREFRTIQTFSGAYVHVLRAALPDAELLRSLGRLGYVRLDEHRLAVSQLPPGTELTAAACGFFACRLECEILAEVLLRLQPRLPRADELLDARRVAGDVEACVEMLREAAPGCEDGRDLYGDIPDSPEDLYFERPDSPEDGGERDTSPPVLSSKLQGAQDVLGRNWDAYECSELRQELFSSPAIPKPDPSSSRFFLQQEQREVGSSLQLLSPARLSPGEPPPSSHTRAQPPAAPQQLPELPSYQLHSCLRQGTLPAYCCTTCQQLHAGTCAAGLACRSRHRGQELCSERQQRLWLQRTEVDMLLADSTSTRP from the exons ATGGCTGCTCGG GAGTTCCGCACCATACAG ACCTTCTCAGGAGCCTACGTACACGTGCTGCGGGCTGCGCTGCCCGACGCCGAGCTGCTGCGGAGCTTGGGCCGGCTGGGCTACGTGCGGCTGGATGAGCACCGCCTCGCTGTGTCCCAGCTGCCTCCGGGCACCGAGCTGACCGCTGCTGCGTGCGGCTTCTTTGCCTGCCGGCTGGAGTGTGAGATCCTGGCCGAGGTGCTGCTGCGGCTGCAGCCACGCCTGCCGCGTGCCGACGAGCTGCTGGATGCGCGCCGCGTCGCCGGGGACGTGGAGGCCTGCGTGGAGATGCTGCGGgaagcagctcctggctgcgAGGATGGCAGGGATCTCTACGGGGACATACCGGACAGCCCTGAAGATCTCTATTTCGAGAGGCCAGACAGTCCTGAGGATGGTGGAGAGCGAGACACGAGCCCCCCGGTGCTGAGCTCCAAGCTGCAGGGCGCACAGGACGTGCTCGGGAGGAACTGGGACGCCTATGAATGTAGTGAGCTCAGGCAGGAGCTGTTCTCCTCCCCAGCTATCCCCAAGCCAGACCCTTCCTCTTCTCGcttcttcctgcagcaggagcagagggaggtgggcagcagcctccagctgctcagccctgcgCGGCTGTCCCCCGGGGAGCCCCCACCAAGCAGCCACACCAGGGCTCAGCCCCCCGCTGCCCCGCAGCAACTCCCTGAGCTTCCCTCCTACCAGCTGCACTCATGCCTGCGGCAGGGCACGCTGCCTGCCTACTGCTGCACcacctgccagcagctgcatgcCGGTACCTGCGCGGCCGGGCTGGCTTGCCGCAGCCGGCACCgtgggcaggagctgtgctctgagcGGCAGCAGCGCCTCTGGCTGCAGCGCACAGAGGTGGACATGCTGCTGGCTGACAGCACCAGCACTCGGCCCTAG
- the RPL13 gene encoding 60S ribosomal protein L13: MAPSRNGMILKPHFHKDWQRRVATWFNQPARKIRRRKARQAKARRIAPRPVAGPIRPIVRCPTIRYHKKVRAGRGFSLEELKLAGINKRFARTIGISVDPRRRNKSTESLQANVQRLKEYRSKLILFPRKPSAPKKGDSSPEELKMATQLSGPVMPIRNVFKREKARVISEEEKNFKAFASLRMARANARLFGIRAKRAKEAAEQDVEKKK; this comes from the exons ATGGCGCCCAGCCGCAATGGCATGATCCTGAAGCCGCACTTCCATAAGGACTGGCAGCGGCGAGTGGCCACGTGGTTCAACCAGCCTGCCCGCAAGATCCGCAG GAGGAAGGCCCGTCAGGCAAAGGCTCGTCGCATCGCGCCTCGCCCCGTGGCTGGGCCCATCCGGCCCATTGTGAGGTGCCCAACTATCAGATACCACAAAAAAGTTCGTGCTGGCAGAGGCTTCAGCCTAGAAGAGCTTAAA CTGGCTGGCATTAACAAAAGGTTCGCTCGGACCATTGGGATCTCCGTGGATCCCAGGCGAAGAAACAAATCTACAGAGTCCCTGCAGGCCAACGTGCAGCGGCTGAAGGAGTATCGCTCCAAGCTTATCCTCTTCCCAAGGAAGCCTTCTGCACCTAAGAAAGGAGACAGCTCT CCTGAGGAACTCAAGATGGCAACTCAGCTGTCCGGACCAGTTATGCCGATCAGGAAC GTTTTCAAACGGGAGAAGGCCCGCGTTATctcagaggaggagaagaactTCAAGGCCTTTGCCAGCCTGCGCATGGCCCGGGCAAACGCTCGTCTCTTTGGGATTCGTGCAAAACGTGccaaagaagcagcagagcaggacgtggagaagaagaaatga